One genomic window of Cupriavidus malaysiensis includes the following:
- a CDS encoding malonic semialdehyde reductase, with protein sequence MTRIDQAALAQLFTEARTHNEWQDRHVDDAVLHEIYEAMKFGPTAANGSPARIVFVKSAAEKARLVECVSPGNVDKTRSAPVTAIIAFDNAFHDQLPKLFPHADARSWYAGQPEKIARDALMNSSLQGGYFILAARAMGLDCGPMGGFDAAKVNAAFFPDGKWSVNFLCNLGYGEADKLYPRNPRLSFDEACRIV encoded by the coding sequence ATGACGCGGATCGATCAGGCCGCCCTGGCCCAACTCTTCACCGAAGCCCGCACCCACAACGAGTGGCAGGACCGCCATGTGGATGATGCCGTGCTCCACGAGATCTACGAAGCCATGAAGTTCGGCCCGACCGCGGCCAACGGCTCGCCCGCGCGCATCGTCTTCGTCAAGAGCGCCGCCGAGAAGGCGCGCCTGGTCGAGTGCGTGTCGCCCGGCAACGTGGACAAGACCCGCTCGGCGCCGGTGACCGCCATCATCGCCTTCGACAATGCCTTCCACGACCAGCTGCCCAAGCTGTTCCCCCACGCCGATGCGCGCTCCTGGTATGCCGGCCAGCCGGAGAAGATCGCACGCGACGCGCTGATGAACAGCTCGCTGCAGGGCGGCTACTTCATCCTGGCCGCTCGTGCCATGGGCCTGGACTGCGGCCCGATGGGCGGCTTCGACGCGGCCAAGGTCAATGCCGCTTTTTTCCCGGACGGTAAGTGGTCGGTCAACTTCCTGTGCAACCTCGGTTATGGCGAGGCCGACAAGCTGTACCCGCGCAATCCGCGCCTGTCGTTCGACGAGGCTTGCCGCATCGTCTGA